TACTAATTAATTCTTGTTTTTGTTCCTTAGTAATTGCCATTATTTCCACCTTTTCTCTATTTATTCAGCAAGACAAGGCAGGCGCTGGTGATGCAACCAACTTTGCCAAGCTACGAACAACCTCTAATATACCGAATTTTAATCAATAAATCAAGCATGAGTATGTTGCAAATCATGTAATCTTCGAGTATAATTTTGAAGTATTGAGTAAAGGTACGGAGGTGATAAGATGCCACAAATTAAATCTGCTATGAAGCGCGTACGTCAATCTGAAAAAATTAACGAACGTAAATCTGCACAAAGAAGTGCAATGCGATCCGCAATTAAAAAGTTTGAAAAAGCAGCTGCAAACAATGACCCACAAACTCAAGATTTATACAAACAAGCTACTCGCGCAATTGATATGGGTAAGACCAAGGGTTTAATCAAGCAAAATAAGGCTGCTCGTGATAAATCACGTTTAGCTTCTAAAATTAGCAAATAATTAAATTATTAAAGGCGTTGAAACAATTGTTTCAACGCCTTTTGTCATTCTCATTTGTAAGTTTGGGTGAAATTAATCATAAATAGTTCAAACAAATACTCTTTATTACCCTGACCTGTTTTCATATAGTAATCCATCTCAATTAAATCATACAGGGCCTTTTTTAATTTAAATAAAGAATATCGCGATTCTTGTTGTAAAGCCAACTTAATCCGATAAGGATGTATTTGAAGATAATTAGCTAACTTACCAGATGACATTCCCCGCTTATTTAAAATTTTTACTTGTAATAATAAGCGAATCTGACTTATGGCCAACGCCACCAAGGCAATCGGATCATTTTTTAACAATAATAATTGCTGATAGCACAATTTGGCTTGTGCTAAATTATTGTGTAATAAAGCATCTAGTAAATCAAAAACATTATTATCTAAAGTTTGTGGAACTAATGCTTTGACAGCGTTAATAGTAATTTTATGGGTCTTAGCTGCATAAGTATATAACTTAATTAATTCGGAATTAGCTAATGAATAATCACTATTACTTCTTTGAATTAACTGCGTTAAAGCTTCATCTTCAATTTGAAAACCAGCAGTAACTATTTGTTGTTTTAAAACAGTTGTTAATTCATTAGAATTAAGCTTACCAGCATCTACTAACTCTGAGTTTTTTTGTAATAATTTAGTTAATTTTTTGCGTTTATCAATTTTTTCATAAGGGGCAAAAATTACTAAAGTTGTAGTTGGCTGAGGATGTTTTAAATACTCTGAAAATAATGTTAAATCCTGTTCAACAACAGTAGTGTTTTTGCCACCTTGCAAAAATTCAGGATTAATTACAAAAATTAAGCGACGCTCACCTAAAAAGGGCATTGAATTGGCTTCACCCACCACCTCTTCAAGGTTTTCTTCTTCTAAATCAAATTCAGCAAAATTTATTTCTAATTCCTCAGGGGGTAATAATTGTAAGAAAATTTGCCGTGCTTGATCTTGTAGTTGTGATTCTGATCCCAACACTAAATAAATGGGAGCAATTTGTTTTTTGAAGGAATTACTTAACTCTTTAACTTTCATTTGATGTTTTCCTTTGAAAATACTTTCCAAGTTTGTTGGTGCCAATAACTATAATTCCAAATAATCATTCCGTGGTCCGCAGTATTTAAAGCTGGAATTTTTAATTTTTTTAAATTAGCCATGGTTTCAGGATGAGGATGACCATAGCGATTATGTCTCCCCGCTGAAATAAGCACTAGTTGAGGATTAATCTTTTTTAAAAATTGCGGATCACTCGCAGTTTTACTACCATGGTGACCTGCCTTTAAATAATCAATATGGTAGTTGGATTTAAATAATTTCAACTCATTGGCACGATTTAAATCACCTGTAAACAACCAGCGTTTATTTTGAATTGCAGCTATTAAACTTAAAGAATCTTCATTAATTCCCTTGGATAAGTGATTAGGCCAAACGACTTTTAAATGTAATTCTGGTGCTACTGCAACTGTATCACCTAAATGCATTTTTATAAACTGTACTTGCTGCTGGAATGGTCTTAATTGTCTTGCTACAGCTCGGTTATTTTGCATTCCATCTGCAAAACAAACGCGTCTTACTGGAAATTTTTGTAATAAAACATGTAAATCTCCGATATGATCAGCATCTTGATGTGATAAGAAAACATAATCTAAATGTGTAATACCTTGATATTTTAAATATGGAATAGTTATTTGTTCAACGCGATTATTAGTATTTTTATGGTGACCAAATGCTAATTTTCCTCCAGTATCAATTAAACAAGTTTTGCGAAAGATAGGAGTTGTTAACAAAATACTGTCTCCTTGTCCAATATCAATAATTGTTACTTGTCCGCTTAAAGGAAAATGATTATATAAAATACAACCACAATAGACTACTATCAATATTTTTACCCAATGGCTATGAAATTCAGATAACCATATCAAAGTAAGGCCTAATAAAATAACAGTCACAATGATGTCTAAATGTCCTATTGTAATTTGCGTCCAATTAGCATTGGCTAAAGCTGTCACAGGTGTATAAATCAGTGCAAATAGTCTTTCTAGTATCTCCAATAATAACTTAAATTTTTGAATAAATAAACTAAAAATAGTTATGGGAATAATTAAACTTTCAAAAACTGGAGTTAAAAGGATGTTGGCCAAAAAAGTTAACCAACTAAAACTATAACTATGAAAAATAATTAGCGGCAAACTTAAAAAGTTAATCAAAATCGAACGTTGCCAAGTTTTAGGAGCTTGAATAACAATTAGTCCATATGACAATAAATAACTTAACTGTCCTGCTAATGAAAACAATACATAAGGCGTAAAGACTGTTTGACCTAATAATACGATAGCAAAACAATCATGCTTGGATATTTTCCAATTTAGATGTTTTTGAATTATTTGAATAATTTGTAATCCACTAGCACGCCAAACCCCGACTCCTGACCCTGCTATTACTGCAAAAATTGGCAATATAAATAATAAAGCAATTTCTACACGTTCACGCGGAATCCGAAGAATTGAAGTTATCTTAATTAAAATGTCAATCAATAAATAAACATGTAATCCAGAAATACTAAAAATATGAATGATTCCTAGATTAGTTAGACCTTGCCGCAAAGAAGTCTCATTAGAATCAAAATCACCTAATAATAAACTTCTAGCGTTAACATTCAGCCAATGAGGTAGCTTTTTTAAAGACTGCAAACAAAAAAATCGAAAAGAATGAATTCTTGATAGGAAATTATTATTTGGAGATACTTTTATAATTTTAATATGTGTAGCTACGCCACGATAATAAATTTTTTGATACTGATAATATTTTTGAAAATCAAATTCACCTTTATTAGTCGCTGGTGCAATAGTTTGCCATTGAAAGTCTCCCTGAAGACATAATGTTGAGTTTGGTAAACGTGTATTGGCTTTAATTTTACTGCCAAAACTTACTTTTTGTCCATCAGCTAATTGACCAACTCCTGACAACCAATCATTTTTCAACTTTAGTTGATCCGGATTAACGATTATTTGATTAATATGAGGTGCTTTTAAATTTGGATGTTGAGTTAAACAGACACCTAATCCAATCATAAAAAATATTTCCAGTAATAATCCATAACGTTGATTCCTAAATACTGTATAACTTAACATTAATAATAATAATATCCATAAAATTATAGTTTTAGTAGTTACAATTGCAATTGTTAATTCTAAAGCCAAAACTGGGAAGATATACCAGCCACGATT
The nucleotide sequence above comes from Bombilactobacillus bombi. Encoded proteins:
- the rpsT gene encoding 30S ribosomal protein S20, which encodes MPQIKSAMKRVRQSEKINERKSAQRSAMRSAIKKFEKAAANNDPQTQDLYKQATRAIDMGKTKGLIKQNKAARDKSRLASKISK
- a CDS encoding DNA internalization-related competence protein ComEC/Rec2, whose translation is MKKLNLKLQFDNRGWYIFPVLALELTIAIVTTKTIILWILLLLMLSYTVFRNQRYGLLLEIFFMIGLGVCLTQHPNLKAPHINQIIVNPDQLKLKNDWLSGVGQLADGQKVSFGSKIKANTRLPNSTLCLQGDFQWQTIAPATNKGEFDFQKYYQYQKIYYRGVATHIKIIKVSPNNNFLSRIHSFRFFCLQSLKKLPHWLNVNARSLLLGDFDSNETSLRQGLTNLGIIHIFSISGLHVYLLIDILIKITSILRIPRERVEIALLFILPIFAVIAGSGVGVWRASGLQIIQIIQKHLNWKISKHDCFAIVLLGQTVFTPYVLFSLAGQLSYLLSYGLIVIQAPKTWQRSILINFLSLPLIIFHSYSFSWLTFLANILLTPVFESLIIPITIFSLFIQKFKLLLEILERLFALIYTPVTALANANWTQITIGHLDIIVTVILLGLTLIWLSEFHSHWVKILIVVYCGCILYNHFPLSGQVTIIDIGQGDSILLTTPIFRKTCLIDTGGKLAFGHHKNTNNRVEQITIPYLKYQGITHLDYVFLSHQDADHIGDLHVLLQKFPVRRVCFADGMQNNRAVARQLRPFQQQVQFIKMHLGDTVAVAPELHLKVVWPNHLSKGINEDSLSLIAAIQNKRWLFTGDLNRANELKLFKSNYHIDYLKAGHHGSKTASDPQFLKKINPQLVLISAGRHNRYGHPHPETMANLKKLKIPALNTADHGMIIWNYSYWHQQTWKVFSKENIK
- the holA gene encoding DNA polymerase III subunit delta, producing MKVKELSNSFKKQIAPIYLVLGSESQLQDQARQIFLQLLPPEELEINFAEFDLEEENLEEVVGEANSMPFLGERRLIFVINPEFLQGGKNTTVVEQDLTLFSEYLKHPQPTTTLVIFAPYEKIDKRKKLTKLLQKNSELVDAGKLNSNELTTVLKQQIVTAGFQIEDEALTQLIQRSNSDYSLANSELIKLYTYAAKTHKITINAVKALVPQTLDNNVFDLLDALLHNNLAQAKLCYQQLLLLKNDPIALVALAISQIRLLLQVKILNKRGMSSGKLANYLQIHPYRIKLALQQESRYSLFKLKKALYDLIEMDYYMKTGQGNKEYLFELFMINFTQTYK